In one Heteronotia binoei isolate CCM8104 ecotype False Entrance Well chromosome 1, APGP_CSIRO_Hbin_v1, whole genome shotgun sequence genomic region, the following are encoded:
- the PRSS35 gene encoding inactive serine protease 35 isoform X2: MMGRVLLLLLFSTPILSLINGINVEQDFSWQLTKVPRIIKEKTLSLESPKFEASAKLELSGVCGIECQRSLPGPHLSDLNELLSYETVFENGTRTLTEVNILMGAELDPVANATTKVLSRQKRQVYGTDSRFSISDTRFLTNFPFNTAVKISTGCSGILISPKHVLTAAHCVHDGNDYIKGSKKLRVGLLRLKSKGSGKKRRGAGRSKREELDLHTDTRQQKRGVSSRAGRRQKASGLSEKKSERKPSFQWTRVKSTQIPKGWLRGVTGDVAVDYDYAVLELKRPHKKKYMDLGISPNSKMMPGSMIHFSGFDADRSGQLVYRFCSVSDESSDLFYQHCDAESGSTGSGIYLRLKEGDKKKWKRKIIAIYSGHQWVDINGEQQDYNVAVRITPLKYAQICLWIHGTDENCAQG; the protein is encoded by the coding sequence ATGATGGGTCGTGTTCTGCTCTTACTACTATTTTCCACTCCTATCTTGAGCCTCATTAATGGAATAAATGTAGAACAAGATTTCAGCTGGCAGTTAACAAAAGTACCACGGATTATAAAAGAGAAGACTTTGTCCCTTGAGAGCCCAAAATTTGAAGCCAGTGCCAAATTAGAGCTGAGCGGAGTATGTGGGATTGAGTGCCAGCGGAGTCTCCCAGGGCCACATTTGTCTGATCTTAATGAGTTGCTGTCCTATGAGACGGTCTTTGAGAACGGCACACGGACGCTGACGGAAGTGAACATCCTCATGGGGGCAGAACTTGACCCAGTTGCAAATGCCACCACAAAGGTATTATCAAGACAAAAGAGGCAGGTCTATGGCACCGACAGCCGATTCAGTATTTCGGACACACGTTTCCTGACCAACTTCCCTTTCAATACAGCCGTGAAGATATCCACAGGCTGCAGTGGCATTCTGATTTCCCCAAAGCATGTGCTGACTGCTGCTCACTGCGTGCATGATGGTAATGACTACATCAAAGGCAGCAAAAAGCTGAGAGTCGGGTTGCTGAGGCTGAAATCCAAAGGCAGTGGCAAGAAACGCAGGGGTGCCGGAAGAAGTAAAAGGGAGGAATTGGATCTTCATACAGATACCAGACAGCAGAAGAGGGGAGTCAGCAGTAGAGCTGGCAGAAGGCAGAAAGCCTCTGGGTTGAGTGAGAAGAAATCAGAGCGTAAGCCCTCCTTCCAGTGGACAAGAGTAAAAAGTACACAGATCCCCAAGGGCTGGCTGAGAGGTGTGACAGGGGATGTTGCAGTAGATTATGATTATGCAGTGCTGGAGCTCAAGCGCCCCCACAAGAAGAAATACATGGATCTGGGCATCAGTCCAAACAGCAAGATGATGCCTGGAAGCATGATCCACTTTTCTGGATTTGATGCTGACCGATCTGGCCAATTGGTCTATCGATTTTGTAGTGTGTCCGACGAATCCAGTGATCTCTTCTACCAGCACTGTGATGCCGAGTCTGGCTCTACAGGATCTGGAATCTACCTCCGCCTtaaagaaggagacaaaaagaaatgGAAGCGCAAAATCATCGCCATTTACTCTGGTCATCAGTGGGTGGATATCAACGGAGAGCAGCAGGATTACAATGTGGCAGTTCGAATCACTCCCCTCAAATATGCTCAGATTTGCCTCTGGATACACGGGACTGACGAGAACTGTGCCCAAGGCTGA
- the PRSS35 gene encoding inactive serine protease 35 isoform X1: MMMGRVLLLLLFSTPILSLINGINVEQDFSWQLTKVPRIIKEKTLSLESPKFEASAKLELSGVCGIECQRSLPGPHLSDLNELLSYETVFENGTRTLTEVNILMGAELDPVANATTKVLSRQKRQVYGTDSRFSISDTRFLTNFPFNTAVKISTGCSGILISPKHVLTAAHCVHDGNDYIKGSKKLRVGLLRLKSKGSGKKRRGAGRSKREELDLHTDTRQQKRGVSSRAGRRQKASGLSEKKSERKPSFQWTRVKSTQIPKGWLRGVTGDVAVDYDYAVLELKRPHKKKYMDLGISPNSKMMPGSMIHFSGFDADRSGQLVYRFCSVSDESSDLFYQHCDAESGSTGSGIYLRLKEGDKKKWKRKIIAIYSGHQWVDINGEQQDYNVAVRITPLKYAQICLWIHGTDENCAQG; the protein is encoded by the coding sequence TGATGATGGGTCGTGTTCTGCTCTTACTACTATTTTCCACTCCTATCTTGAGCCTCATTAATGGAATAAATGTAGAACAAGATTTCAGCTGGCAGTTAACAAAAGTACCACGGATTATAAAAGAGAAGACTTTGTCCCTTGAGAGCCCAAAATTTGAAGCCAGTGCCAAATTAGAGCTGAGCGGAGTATGTGGGATTGAGTGCCAGCGGAGTCTCCCAGGGCCACATTTGTCTGATCTTAATGAGTTGCTGTCCTATGAGACGGTCTTTGAGAACGGCACACGGACGCTGACGGAAGTGAACATCCTCATGGGGGCAGAACTTGACCCAGTTGCAAATGCCACCACAAAGGTATTATCAAGACAAAAGAGGCAGGTCTATGGCACCGACAGCCGATTCAGTATTTCGGACACACGTTTCCTGACCAACTTCCCTTTCAATACAGCCGTGAAGATATCCACAGGCTGCAGTGGCATTCTGATTTCCCCAAAGCATGTGCTGACTGCTGCTCACTGCGTGCATGATGGTAATGACTACATCAAAGGCAGCAAAAAGCTGAGAGTCGGGTTGCTGAGGCTGAAATCCAAAGGCAGTGGCAAGAAACGCAGGGGTGCCGGAAGAAGTAAAAGGGAGGAATTGGATCTTCATACAGATACCAGACAGCAGAAGAGGGGAGTCAGCAGTAGAGCTGGCAGAAGGCAGAAAGCCTCTGGGTTGAGTGAGAAGAAATCAGAGCGTAAGCCCTCCTTCCAGTGGACAAGAGTAAAAAGTACACAGATCCCCAAGGGCTGGCTGAGAGGTGTGACAGGGGATGTTGCAGTAGATTATGATTATGCAGTGCTGGAGCTCAAGCGCCCCCACAAGAAGAAATACATGGATCTGGGCATCAGTCCAAACAGCAAGATGATGCCTGGAAGCATGATCCACTTTTCTGGATTTGATGCTGACCGATCTGGCCAATTGGTCTATCGATTTTGTAGTGTGTCCGACGAATCCAGTGATCTCTTCTACCAGCACTGTGATGCCGAGTCTGGCTCTACAGGATCTGGAATCTACCTCCGCCTtaaagaaggagacaaaaagaaatgGAAGCGCAAAATCATCGCCATTTACTCTGGTCATCAGTGGGTGGATATCAACGGAGAGCAGCAGGATTACAATGTGGCAGTTCGAATCACTCCCCTCAAATATGCTCAGATTTGCCTCTGGATACACGGGACTGACGAGAACTGTGCCCAAGGCTGA